From a region of the Flavobacterium sediminilitoris genome:
- a CDS encoding WD40/YVTN/BNR-like repeat-containing protein, with protein sequence MNKKTILQLVLIPLLFGACSSDNSIETDNGDTDGGTSTSIVGATIATNTNKELNAVYFANETVGYIVGGDVTLNAANDTAIILKTTDGGVTWNSIYSDTGFYAISVYAASPTVAYVTTTANFILKTIDGGTTWERIEIATDDFFMSHINFSNTNTGYIVGSKNANGVLYKTIDAGNTWVDATESDTVLSGLLIDNQLTSIEFSSTNTILISGGLWNNGTILRSTDAGDTWNKNTISGNIKTTDVNIVGSLGFLVGNNGVINGSSELGELYKTIDNGETWNLVDTDFNNRISRLSYKGEAICIVGRNKANDLSNPEFLMLSKDNGNTWSRVEHDFVVAGWNDVTFISETKIIAVGYNGRSVLIEL encoded by the coding sequence ATGAATAAAAAAACGATTCTACAGTTAGTATTAATTCCTTTACTATTTGGTGCATGCTCGTCAGATAACAGTATTGAAACAGATAATGGAGATACAGATGGAGGGACATCAACAAGTATCGTAGGGGCTACAATAGCTACCAATACAAATAAGGAATTAAACGCTGTATATTTTGCTAATGAAACAGTAGGCTATATTGTAGGAGGAGACGTAACATTAAATGCTGCAAATGACACGGCAATTATATTGAAAACCACAGATGGAGGTGTAACATGGAATTCAATATATTCTGATACAGGATTTTACGCAATTAGTGTGTATGCAGCGTCACCTACAGTTGCTTATGTTACAACAACGGCTAATTTTATTTTAAAAACAATTGATGGGGGAACTACTTGGGAAAGAATAGAAATTGCGACAGATGATTTTTTTATGTCTCATATTAATTTTTCAAATACTAATACAGGATATATTGTTGGGTCTAAAAATGCAAATGGAGTATTATATAAAACAATTGATGCAGGAAATACTTGGGTTGATGCAACAGAAAGCGATACTGTTTTAAGCGGTCTTTTAATAGATAACCAACTTACAAGTATTGAATTTTCATCTACAAATACTATTTTGATATCAGGTGGTTTGTGGAATAATGGTACGATTCTTAGAAGTACAGATGCAGGAGATACTTGGAATAAAAATACTATTTCAGGGAATATTAAAACTACTGATGTAAATATTGTGGGAAGTTTGGGATTTTTAGTGGGAAATAATGGGGTAATTAATGGCAGTTCAGAACTAGGAGAGTTATATAAAACTATAGATAATGGAGAAACTTGGAATTTAGTGGATACAGATTTTAATAATCGTATATCAAGACTTAGTTATAAAGGCGAAGCAATTTGTATTGTAGGAAGAAATAAAGCAAATGATTTAAGTAACCCAGAATTCTTAATGCTTTCTAAAGATAATGGAAATACATGGAGTCGTGTAGAACACGATT
- a CDS encoding RHS repeat-associated core domain-containing protein — MNEATNVTQTNYLAGGFQYKNNVLQFFPHAEGYVKYEVNNYSYVFNYTDHLGNVRVSYSDIDKNGSLGNELQYYCKPRVPSNCIEYFTSSILEENHYYPFGLKHETHNSSNAYQYKFNGIELQDELGLNMSMDMRQYDPAIVRWVVQDPVVHFDYSPYNTLDNNPIY; from the coding sequence GTGAATGAAGCAACTAACGTAACCCAAACCAATTATTTAGCAGGAGGCTTTCAATACAAAAACAATGTATTACAATTTTTTCCACATGCTGAGGGCTATGTAAAATATGAAGTAAACAATTACAGCTATGTTTTTAATTATACTGATCATTTAGGAAACGTAAGAGTCAGTTATTCAGATATAGATAAAAATGGTAGTTTAGGAAATGAATTACAATACTATTGTAAGCCTAGAGTACCTTCAAATTGTATAGAGTATTTTACAAGCTCAATATTAGAGGAAAATCATTATTATCCTTTTGGACTAAAACATGAAACGCATAATAGTTCTAATGCTTATCAATATAAGTTCAATGGGATTGAGCTTCAAGATGAATTAGGACTTAACATGTCTATGGATATGCGTCAATATGATCCAGCAATTGTAAGATGGGTAGTGCAAGATCCTGTAGTGCATTTTGATTATTCTCCATATAATACTCTTGATAATAATCCTATATATTAG
- a CDS encoding RHS repeat domain-containing protein → MNYNTIVSLEYLHCIEYFTDSILEENQYYPFGLKHTGYNEGTNQPNYQYKYNSKELQAELGLNMYDYGARNYDAALGRWMNIDPLAEQMRRHSPYNYAFNNPISFIDPDGMAPDGIFIDEDGNNIGNDGKEDNKVYVIKTKSSRFDSGAPSAGITKKQRNETIDFIKNNSGNTEAFESNNIAYENSVEIEGSTENRQTMVDIVNQDDGSGGTKPENNREYGGVIKLDGTVEQATPGPVTDPLTSTQASITLSGYKTESTFHSHPSGTNSTGGNNNSFAGSSSTIGGSSSNGYFRKAPSNAGGDIANSDSKVNYVFARSNGTVYIYIIIQELLQQFLKNIL, encoded by the coding sequence ATGAATTACAATACTATTGTAAGCCTAGAGTACCTTCATTGTATAGAGTATTTTACAGACTCAATACTAGAAGAAAATCAGTATTATCCTTTTGGACTGAAACATACTGGATACAATGAAGGAACAAATCAACCAAATTACCAGTATAAATACAACAGTAAAGAACTACAGGCAGAGTTAGGGTTGAATATGTATGATTACGGAGCTAGGAATTATGATGCTGCTTTAGGTAGGTGGATGAATATTGATCCGCTGGCGGAACAAATGAGAAGGCACTCACCATATAACTACGCTTTTAATAATCCAATATCTTTTATAGACCCTGATGGTATGGCTCCAGATGGTATTTTTATTGATGAAGATGGAAATAATATTGGTAATGATGGTAAAGAAGATAATAAGGTTTATGTTATAAAAACTAAAAGCAGTCGCTTTGATTCTGGTGCACCATCTGCTGGTATAACTAAGAAGCAGAGAAATGAAACTATAGATTTTATTAAAAATAATTCAGGTAATACAGAGGCATTTGAATCTAATAATATTGCCTATGAAAATAGTGTAGAGATTGAAGGAAGTACAGAGAATAGACAAACTATGGTAGATATTGTTAATCAAGATGATGGTAGTGGTGGTACAAAACCAGAAAACAATAGAGAATATGGTGGTGTAATTAAACTTGATGGAACAGTTGAACAAGCAACACCAGGACCTGTCACAGACCCTTTAACAAGTACACAAGCAAGTATAACTTTGTCGGGTTATAAAACTGAATCCACATTTCATTCACATCCGAGTGGAACAAATTCTACAGGAGGTAATAATAATAGTTTTGCAGGTTCTTCATCAACAATTGGAGGTAGTTCATCTAACGGGTACTTTAGAAAAGCTCCTTCAAATGCGGGAGGAGATATAGCAAATAGCGATAGTAAAGTTAATTATGTTTTTGCGAGAAGTAATGGTACTGTATATATATATATAATAATACAGGAGTTATTGCAACAGTTCCTCAAAAATATTTTGTAA
- a CDS encoding RHS repeat domain-containing protein, translated as MNEATNITQTNYLAGGFQYKNNVLQFFPHAEGYVKHEANNYSYVFNYTDHLGNVRVSYSDIDKNGSLGDELQYYCKPRVPSNCIEYFTSSILEENHYYPFGLKHSGYNMNNSQPNYQYKYNGKELQTELGLDLYDYGARNYDPALGRWMNIDPLAENSRRWTPYNYAYNNPMYFVDPDGMQAEHDYKYGTDGQITLAKKTEDKTDRLIAENGDVIADNIDKRILKDGINIAQDGLRIDGLHKKYERNFNDKVGELLTNISLYEQKEIAWGFFGEKKGNNAFIVILGYGNNNSHNSDGPISEHGGIENSLLISNHTHPSFWDKNIGGSYIGESNGFPTPSEPDWSSSYNANTNYVWGRSGVSEFGINNGKREFKLVRDYAKEGGTKDINYVKKILGWKKPFTMPK; from the coding sequence GTGAATGAAGCAACCAACATAACCCAAACCAATTATTTAGCAGGAGGTTTTCAATACAAAAATAATGTGTTGCAATTTTTTCCGCATGCTGAGGGCTATGTAAAACATGAAGCAAACAATTACAGCTATGTTTTTAATTATACTGACCATTTAGGAAACGTAAGAGTCAGTTATTCAGATATAGATAAAAATGGTAGTTTAGGGGATGAATTACAATACTATTGTAAGCCTAGAGTACCTTCAAATTGTATAGAGTATTTTACAAGCTCAATATTAGAGGAAAATCATTATTATCCTTTTGGACTGAAGCATTCAGGATATAATATGAATAATTCTCAACCTAATTACCAGTATAAATATAATGGCAAGGAACTGCAAACTGAGTTGGGGCTTGACCTTTACGATTATGGAGCTCGAAATTACGACCCTGCTTTAGGTAGATGGATGAATATTGATCCGCTGGCGGAGAATAGTAGAAGATGGACACCATATAACTACGCTTATAACAATCCTATGTATTTTGTTGACCCTGATGGAATGCAAGCAGAACATGATTATAAATATGGTACAGATGGTCAAATAACTTTAGCAAAAAAGACAGAAGATAAAACAGATAGATTAATAGCTGAAAATGGAGATGTTATTGCTGATAATATTGATAAGAGAATTTTGAAAGATGGCATTAACATTGCTCAAGACGGTTTAAGGATAGATGGACTACATAAGAAATATGAAAGAAATTTTAATGATAAAGTTGGGGAATTATTAACAAACATTTCTTTATATGAACAGAAAGAAATTGCTTGGGGATTCTTTGGTGAAAAGAAAGGTAACAATGCTTTTATTGTTATTTTAGGATATGGTAACAATAATTCTCATAATTCAGACGGACCAATTAGTGAACATGGAGGTATTGAAAATTCATTGTTAATATCTAATCATACACATCCATCCTTTTGGGATAAAAATATTGGAGGTAGTTACATTGGAGAAAGTAATGGTTTTCCAACTCCAAGTGAACCAGATTGGAGCTCTTCTTACAATGCTAACACTAATTATGTATGGGGAAGAAGTGGAGTATCAGAATTTGGGATAAATAATGGTAAAAGAGAATTTAAATTAGTTAGAGATTACGCTAAAGAAGGTGGTACAAAAGATATTAATTACGTTAAAAAAATACTAGGATGGAAAAAACCTTTTACTATGCCAAAATAG
- a CDS encoding DUF6443 domain-containing protein encodes MKKIIYLLTLIPFLALGQSPDQNWVKTITYKQPTTTPIPDPDVSVANVQVSYFDGLGRPIQQVAHQQSNSGKDIITHIEYDEFGRQTKEYLPFPNQTASLNYVNSTTTLTELNTFYSTYNGGTTNPYSEKELEASPLNRVFKQAAPGDPWAMGQGKEIKLEYDTNLANDVRSYQANATWNAALGLYTISIQDLGYYAPAQLYVTITKDENWTSGKNNTTEEYKDKEGQVVLKRTFNNNTPHETYYIYDQFGNLTYVIPPLAEGIASQANLDNLGYQYKYDHRNRLVEKKLPGKQWEFIIYDKLDRPVATGPAFAPFSGDPNIGWMITKYDLFSRVAYTGWYSATYPNSNGRKQMQDLYNNQSTISESKGNETINYVSTGYTNTTFPTTGFYLLTVNYYDDYAYPNAPNPVPTQVEGQTIASNVKGLPTGSWTRVLTSGGEFKGETSYTLYDDRYRPVRVYTSNHLGGFTQVDSKLDWAGKTEYTVTTHKYDTNATVLTVTDRFSYSPQDRLTQHKQQINSLQEQLIAQNTYDELGQLISKKVGGTNVSPSATGLQKVDYTYNVRGWLKSINDVNDITTENDLFAFKINYNDPENATALFNGNISETFWKTGNDNIARKYSYDYDHLNRLINATYKKGIASLNSYGESQTYDKNGNIQSLQRFGEFDDVDYTLQIDDLAYTYHTENKNQLLKVFDSTNNPRGFKDDGNGIADPTDDYTYDANGNMTKDDNKGITNIIYNHLNLPVKIQFDNGNKIDYIYNATGIKVEKKITKNNTLANQTTYLQGGFQYVGTSLQMFPHAEGYVSVVEINGANRYNYVFNYTDHLGNIRLSYSTDPSTKALEILEENNYYPFGLKHANYNMSRKAYYKSGGDLVLEEPCPSCPIDFKYNYKYNGKELQSELGLNMYDYGARNYDPALGRWMNIDPLAENSRRWTPYNYAYNNPMYFVDPDGMQAEATDPVKKIISLQKTGNVNPIQVNYNSKCLLCGTSQKTITPTSQNSGTGKITEISKMKEAERGFIYDVMTGGGTPEFTLSVTSTEISVNSQYFDSSGNKVDNISDASSLTTTTNTTVTTVNVGIGKVADEASVTKSSTTSTYKVSRKPNSELRRGYSLSDGKTMSTKPTISTAKTSSTSSTLQNVAKQEAKQNFVQGAESVVDEFKKIPGSMDRNFHESLKKL; translated from the coding sequence ATGAAAAAAATAATATACCTATTAACCCTAATTCCCTTTCTTGCTTTAGGACAAAGTCCTGATCAAAACTGGGTAAAAACCATTACGTACAAACAACCCACTACAACTCCGATTCCAGATCCTGATGTAAGTGTTGCCAATGTACAAGTGAGTTATTTTGATGGACTGGGAAGACCTATTCAACAAGTAGCCCACCAACAATCCAACTCTGGAAAGGACATTATAACCCATATAGAATATGATGAATTTGGCAGACAAACCAAAGAATATCTGCCTTTTCCGAATCAAACAGCCTCATTAAATTATGTAAATAGTACTACCACACTAACGGAATTAAATACTTTTTATAGTACTTATAATGGTGGTACTACAAATCCATATAGCGAAAAAGAACTAGAAGCTTCTCCACTAAACCGAGTGTTCAAACAAGCTGCTCCAGGTGATCCTTGGGCAATGGGACAAGGCAAAGAAATAAAATTGGAATACGATACCAATCTAGCAAACGATGTACGTTCCTATCAGGCCAATGCGACATGGAATGCTGCTTTAGGCTTATACACCATTAGTATTCAAGACTTAGGCTATTATGCCCCAGCACAATTATATGTTACTATTACCAAAGATGAAAACTGGACTTCAGGAAAAAACAACACCACCGAAGAATACAAGGACAAAGAAGGACAAGTGGTATTAAAACGTACTTTTAACAATAACACACCACACGAAACCTACTATATTTATGATCAATTTGGCAACCTTACTTACGTGATTCCACCATTAGCAGAAGGCATTGCCAGTCAGGCTAATTTGGATAATTTAGGGTATCAATACAAATACGACCATCGCAACCGATTAGTAGAAAAGAAATTACCCGGTAAACAATGGGAATTTATTATTTATGACAAACTAGATCGACCTGTAGCTACCGGACCTGCTTTTGCTCCTTTTAGTGGAGACCCAAATATAGGTTGGATGATTACTAAATATGACTTATTCAGTAGAGTTGCTTATACAGGTTGGTATAGTGCTACTTATCCTAATTCGAATGGAAGAAAGCAAATGCAAGATCTATACAACAATCAGTCTACCATTAGTGAGTCCAAGGGAAATGAAACCATAAATTATGTTTCTACAGGATACACGAATACCACTTTCCCTACAACTGGATTCTACTTGTTAACGGTTAATTATTATGATGATTATGCTTATCCAAATGCTCCAAATCCTGTGCCAACGCAAGTGGAGGGCCAGACTATTGCTAGCAATGTAAAAGGATTGCCAACAGGTTCGTGGACAAGAGTTTTAACTAGTGGAGGAGAATTTAAAGGGGAAACCAGCTACACCTTATACGATGATCGTTATCGACCGGTACGTGTTTATACATCTAACCATTTAGGTGGATTTACACAAGTAGATTCTAAACTGGATTGGGCTGGAAAAACCGAATATACCGTTACCACTCATAAATACGACACTAATGCTACAGTACTAACGGTTACCGATCGTTTTAGCTATTCCCCACAAGATCGTTTAACCCAACACAAACAGCAAATAAACAGTCTGCAAGAACAGCTTATTGCCCAAAATACCTATGATGAACTAGGACAACTCATCAGTAAAAAAGTAGGTGGCACCAATGTAAGCCCAAGCGCTACAGGACTCCAAAAAGTAGATTATACCTACAACGTGAGAGGTTGGCTGAAAAGCATTAATGATGTTAATGATATTACCACTGAAAACGATTTGTTTGCTTTTAAAATCAATTACAATGATCCTGAAAATGCCACTGCTTTATTCAATGGTAATATTTCAGAGACTTTTTGGAAAACAGGTAATGATAATATTGCCCGAAAATACAGCTATGATTATGACCATCTAAATCGTTTAATCAATGCTACGTATAAAAAAGGAATAGCTTCACTAAACTCCTATGGAGAATCTCAAACTTACGACAAAAACGGAAACATACAATCTCTACAACGCTTTGGAGAGTTTGACGATGTAGATTATACCTTGCAAATTGACGATTTAGCATATACTTATCATACAGAAAACAAAAACCAACTCTTAAAAGTATTTGATTCTACAAACAATCCTAGAGGCTTTAAAGACGATGGTAATGGTATTGCAGATCCTACTGATGATTACACCTACGATGCTAATGGAAATATGACAAAAGATGATAATAAAGGCATCACAAATATTATCTATAACCATTTAAACTTACCTGTTAAAATTCAATTTGACAACGGAAATAAAATTGATTATATTTACAATGCAACAGGCATTAAAGTAGAAAAGAAAATCACAAAAAACAATACTTTGGCAAATCAAACAACCTATTTACAAGGCGGTTTTCAATATGTAGGCACTTCGTTACAGATGTTTCCACATGCTGAAGGCTATGTAAGTGTTGTGGAAATAAACGGAGCCAACAGATACAACTATGTATTTAATTACACCGACCATTTAGGAAATATTCGTTTAAGTTATAGCACAGATCCAAGCACAAAAGCATTAGAAATACTAGAAGAAAATAATTACTACCCATTTGGTTTAAAACATGCTAATTATAATATGAGTAGAAAAGCATATTACAAAAGTGGTGGAGATCTTGTCTTAGAAGAACCTTGCCCGAGTTGTCCTATTGATTTTAAGTATAATTATAAGTATAATGGCAAAGAACTGCAAAGTGAATTAGGGCTTAACATGTATGACTATGGAGCAAGGAATTATGACCCTGCTTTAGGGCGTTGGATGAATATTGATCCGTTGGCGGAGAATAGTAGAAGATGGACACCATATAACTACGCTTATAACAATCCTATGTATTTTGTAGACCCTGATGGAATGCAAGCTGAAGCTACTGATCCAGTAAAGAAGATCATATCTTTACAAAAAACTGGAAATGTAAATCCTATACAGGTAAATTATAATAGTAAATGTTTATTGTGTGGAACTTCTCAAAAAACAATAACTCCTACATCGCAAAATTCAGGAACAGGAAAGATAACAGAAATTTCAAAAATGAAAGAAGCTGAACGTGGTTTTATATATGATGTGATGACTGGAGGAGGCACTCCAGAGTTTACTCTTTCTGTTACTTCAACAGAAATATCTGTGAACTCTCAGTACTTTGATTCTTCAGGAAACAAGGTTGATAACATTAGTGATGCTTCTAGTCTTACCACAACTACGAATACTACAGTTACAACAGTGAATGTTGGAATAGGCAAAGTGGCTGATGAAGCATCTGTAACAAAGTCTTCAACAACTTCTACATATAAAGTATCTAGAAAACCCAACTCAGAACTTCGACGAGGATATAGTTTATCAGACGGAAAAACTATGTCAACAAAACCAACAATTTCTACTGCGAAAACATCAAGTACTAGTTCTACACTTCAAAATGTTGCAAAACAAGAAGCAAAGCAAAATTTTGTACAAGGAGCGGAATCTGTTGTTGATGAGTTTAAAAAAATACCAGGATCTATGGATAGAAATTTTCATGAATCATTGAAAAAATTATAA
- a CDS encoding T9SS type A sorting domain-containing protein: protein MHIKLKLGVLAMTIASPLVFAQDILWEKSYGGKHAEYLYDAIATPDYGFILAGSSISGKNGNKEDKNKGDLDYWLWKMDEHGNLDWQKSFGGNKVDLLQSIAITHDGGFILGGTSASDKGLDKKEVCKGQEDFWVIKLNAKGQEMWQKTIGGNGMERLLSIAPTKDGGYILGGTSSSDKSGKDEKGVDDVYGKSEDSRGNLDYWVVKLDKDGKVLWQKTLGGKYVDELKSISQTTDGGYILGGYSNSPISGDKTESNFGLGDYWIVKLDEEGTIEWQRTLGGDQDDHLFALSQTTDGGYIVGGNSNSGATNSKSKTNKEGTDFWVLKLDKTGNIDWQETYNYGKIDILTSIVENPDGSYLIGGYAQSEAQVKSQKSKVKSLQSDKEGINDYIALKINAKGEEIWTQTVGSKGEEVMKKLLETRDGGYLLAGTSKGSVSRDKNSVKGGYDFWVVKLRDKEREEKARITVEAMPNPAIHFTNVIVNFEYKKGTATLYDLNGRSLQSMEITGDKTIPMELSTLPQGIYLIEIRTNTQHGSVKVIKK, encoded by the coding sequence ATGCATATAAAATTAAAATTAGGTGTGCTGGCAATGACTATTGCCTCACCCTTAGTGTTTGCCCAAGACATTCTTTGGGAAAAATCTTACGGAGGAAAACATGCTGAATATCTGTATGATGCTATTGCAACGCCAGATTATGGCTTTATTTTAGCAGGAAGTTCTATTTCGGGAAAAAACGGGAACAAAGAGGATAAAAACAAGGGCGATTTGGATTATTGGCTTTGGAAAATGGATGAGCATGGGAATCTAGATTGGCAAAAAAGTTTTGGAGGTAATAAAGTGGATTTATTGCAGAGTATTGCTATTACTCATGATGGTGGCTTTATTTTAGGGGGTACTTCTGCTTCTGATAAAGGACTCGATAAGAAGGAAGTGTGCAAAGGACAAGAAGATTTTTGGGTTATAAAACTCAATGCTAAAGGACAAGAAATGTGGCAAAAAACCATAGGTGGTAATGGTATGGAGCGTCTTTTGAGTATTGCACCTACAAAAGATGGTGGTTATATCTTAGGAGGTACATCGAGTTCAGATAAATCGGGTAAAGATGAAAAGGGAGTTGATGATGTGTATGGTAAAAGTGAAGATAGTAGAGGGAATCTGGATTATTGGGTAGTGAAATTAGACAAAGATGGAAAAGTGCTTTGGCAAAAAACCTTAGGGGGTAAATATGTAGACGAACTAAAAAGTATTTCACAAACTACAGATGGTGGTTATATTTTGGGTGGTTATTCTAATTCTCCTATTTCAGGGGATAAAACCGAGAGCAACTTTGGACTAGGTGATTACTGGATTGTAAAACTAGATGAAGAAGGGACAATAGAATGGCAACGCACTCTGGGTGGCGATCAAGATGATCATTTATTTGCGCTATCTCAGACTACAGATGGTGGTTATATTGTGGGTGGTAATTCTAATTCTGGTGCTACTAATTCCAAATCAAAAACCAACAAAGAAGGCACTGATTTTTGGGTGTTAAAACTAGACAAAACAGGGAATATCGATTGGCAAGAAACCTACAATTATGGGAAGATTGATATTTTAACTTCTATTGTAGAAAATCCGGATGGAAGCTACTTAATAGGGGGTTATGCACAGAGTGAAGCACAAGTGAAAAGTCAAAAGTCAAAAGTGAAAAGCCTGCAATCGGACAAAGAAGGTATTAACGATTATATTGCATTAAAAATCAATGCAAAAGGGGAAGAAATCTGGACGCAAACCGTAGGAAGCAAGGGTGAAGAAGTGATGAAAAAACTACTTGAAACCCGAGATGGTGGTTATTTGTTAGCGGGTACATCAAAAGGTAGTGTTTCTAGAGATAAAAATTCGGTAAAAGGCGGCTATGATTTTTGGGTGGTAAAACTACGCGATAAAGAGCGAGAGGAAAAAGCACGAATCACGGTAGAAGCCATGCCAAATCCGGCTATACATTTTACCAATGTGATTGTCAACTTCGAATATAAAAAAGGAACTGCTACCCTGTATGATTTAAATGGAAGAAGCTTGCAAAGTATGGAAATTACAGGAGACAAAACCATTCCTATGGAGCTTAGCACTTTACCACAAGGGATTTACCTTATAGAAATTAGAACCAATACCCAACACGGCAGTGTGAAGGTGATTAAAAAATAA
- the folK gene encoding 2-amino-4-hydroxy-6-hydroxymethyldihydropteridine diphosphokinase, whose protein sequence is MKKQHQVIVSIGSNQGNRLDNLIAAISFIHKEVATVIKVSKVYETPSWGFESESFYNGALLLHSFKPAQKILTQLLAIEKKMGRVRSGEEGYQARIIDLDIIAFDEEVIETKTLQVPHSQMQNRKFVLFPMHDLKLDWIHPVLKKSVAELIEETLDNSNCEIVTEIVSPIDKIGLKKYNYIAIEGNIGAGKTTLVNKIAEDCNAKLVLERFADNPFLPKFYKDQNRYAFPLEMSFLADRYQQLTDDLAQFDLFKDFIVADYHNFKSLIFAKITLQEDEYRLYKNMFEIIHRETPKPDLYVYLYQNTDRLLENIKKRGRSYEQDIQAEYLEKINRGYLDYIKTQTNLKVLVIDVSTLDFVKKQEDYVFLLEEIQKKIESD, encoded by the coding sequence ATGAAAAAGCAACATCAAGTTATAGTTTCTATAGGAAGTAATCAAGGGAATCGACTAGATAACCTTATTGCTGCTATTTCTTTTATTCATAAAGAAGTAGCTACCGTTATTAAAGTTTCTAAAGTGTATGAAACGCCTTCTTGGGGCTTTGAAAGTGAATCTTTTTATAACGGTGCATTATTATTGCATTCGTTTAAGCCTGCACAAAAGATATTGACGCAATTACTTGCAATTGAAAAAAAAATGGGACGTGTGCGTTCTGGAGAAGAAGGGTATCAAGCTAGAATTATAGATTTAGATATCATAGCTTTTGATGAGGAGGTTATAGAAACAAAAACATTGCAAGTTCCTCATAGTCAAATGCAAAACAGGAAGTTTGTTTTGTTTCCAATGCATGATTTAAAATTAGATTGGATACATCCTGTTTTAAAAAAATCAGTAGCTGAATTAATTGAAGAAACATTAGATAATAGTAATTGTGAAATTGTAACAGAAATAGTTTCTCCAATTGATAAAATAGGATTAAAAAAGTATAATTACATTGCAATTGAAGGCAATATAGGAGCAGGAAAAACAACATTAGTAAATAAAATTGCAGAAGATTGTAATGCCAAGCTAGTCTTAGAACGTTTTGCAGATAATCCATTTTTACCTAAATTTTATAAAGATCAGAATAGATATGCTTTTCCTTTAGAAATGTCTTTTTTAGCAGATAGATATCAGCAATTAACAGATGATTTAGCGCAGTTTGATTTGTTTAAGGATTTTATTGTAGCAGATTATCATAATTTTAAATCGTTGATTTTTGCAAAAATTACACTTCAAGAAGATGAATATCGTTTGTATAAAAACATGTTTGAAATAATTCATAGAGAAACACCAAAACCTGATTTGTATGTTTATTTATATCAAAATACTGATCGTTTATTAGAAAATATAAAAAAAAGAGGGAGAAGCTATGAACAAGATATTCAAGCAGAATACTTAGAAAAAATTAATAGAGGATATTTAGATTATATTAAAACGCAGACTAATTTAAAAGTATTGGTTATTGATGTTTCTACTTTAGATTTTGTAAAAAAACAAGAAGACTATGTTTTTTTATTGGAAGAAATTCAGAAAAAAATAGAGAGTGATTGA